The Rattus rattus isolate New Zealand chromosome X, Rrattus_CSIRO_v1, whole genome shotgun sequence genome has a window encoding:
- the Armcx1 gene encoding armadillo repeat-containing X-linked protein 1 encodes MEEYKFRESGCLENFQNCFQIKEKNNDDDVNPQMLANLFVFCRQLIKSICVQRHNWRSHNSVIFFLFLLGIAVSAVVAAPNLQNLKTLPLIWEYSGSEQTSFVSRLRDPSCTMGRTREAGCVAAGMVIGAGACYCVYRLTWGKDENEKLWDDEDEEEEEEEESCSGKPEIGGKTVKERKTYVGVGVGAKPQDDSKSKAEANVGPENGPGVKKEVYPESHSEGGLEAKAKALFKSLKEQASAKAGRGIRFPNISRIRTLTSSLPCPGGRGGGCHPGRTGSRARNRTSGKVKRKNRSKSNKSNKAPATAWPVRRGKFSFPYKIDDILSAPDLQKVLNILERTNDPFTQEVALVTLGNNAAYSFNQNAIRELGGVPIIAKLIKTRDPIIREKTYNALNNLSVNSENQGKIKTYISQVCDDTMVCRLDSAVQMAGLRLLTNMTVTNHYQHLLSYSFPDFFALLFLGNHFTKIQTMKLIINFTENPAMTRELVSCKVPSELISLFNKEWDREILLNILTLFENINDNIKSEGLASSRKEFSRSSLFFLFKESGVCVKKIKALASHKDLVVKVKVLKVLTKL; translated from the coding sequence atggAAGAATATAAGTTTAGAGAATCTGGGTGTTTGGAAAACTTCCAAAATTGCTTCCagataaaggaaaagaataatgaTGACGATGTCAATCCCCAAATGCTAGCCAACCTCTTTGTGTTTTGTAGGCAACTGATTAAGTCTATCTGTGTACAAAGGCACAATTGGAGAAGTCATAATTCTgtaatctttttccttttcctcctaggTATCGCTGTATCTGCTGTTGTAGCTGCCCCTAACCTGCAGAATCTGAAGACTTTGCCCCTGATCTGGGAATATTCTGGATCAGAACAAACCAGCTTTGTGTCTAGGTTAAGGGACCCCAGCTGTACCATGGGCCGCACCCGGGAAGCTGGATGTGTGGCTGCGGGCATGGTCATTGGGGCTGGTGCCTGCTACTGTGTGTACAGACTGACCTGGGGAAAAGATGAGAATGAGAAGTTGTGGGAtgatgaagatgaggaagaggaagaagaggaagagtctTGTAGTGGCAAACCAGAAATTGGGGGCAAAACTGTAAAAGAACGTAAGACttatgttggagtaggtgtgggagCCAAACCTCAAGATGACTCAAAGTCCAAGGCTGAGGCGAATGTGGGACCTGAGAATGGTCCAGGTGTAAAGAAGGAAGTGTACCCAGAATCCCATAGTGAGGGTGGCCTAGAAGCTAAGGCCAAAGCCCTTTTCAAGTCCCTAAAGGAACAGGCAAgtgcaaaggcaggcagaggcatAAGGTTTCCTAACATCTCTAGGATTAGGACCCTGACATCAAGTTTGCCctgcccaggaggcagaggtggaggctGCCACCCAGGAAGGACTGGCTCTAGGGCTAGGAATAGGACAAGTGGGAAAGTCAAGAGAAAGAACCGAAGCAAGAGTAACAAGAGTAACAAGGCTCCAGCCACAGCATGGCCTGTTCGCAGGGGCAAGTTCAGCTTTCCCTATAAAATTGATGATATTCTGAGTGCCCCTGATCTTCAAAAGGTCCTTAACATCTTGGAGAGaacaaatgaccctttcactCAGGAAGTAGCATTGGTCACATTGGGTAACAATGCGGCGTATTCATTTAATCAAAATGCCATCCGTGAATTGGGTGGGGTCCCAATTATTGCAAAACTGATAAAAACAAGAGACCCCATTATTAGGGAAAAGACTTACAATGCTCTTAATAACTTGAGTGTTAATTCTGAAAATCAGGGCAAGATTAAGACTTATATCAGTCAAGTGTGTGACGATACAATGGTTTGTCGATTGGACTCAGCTGTCCAGATGGCGGGACTAAGACTCCTTACCAACATGACTGTGACTAATCACTACCAACATTTGCTTTCCTATTCTTTCCCAGACTTCTTTGCTTTGTTATTTCTGGGAAATCACTTCACCAAGATACAAACTATGAAACTAATTATAAACTTTACTGAAAACCCAGCCATGACAAGAGAGCTGGTCAGTTGTAAGGTACCATCAGAACTGATTTCTCTCTTTAATAAAGAATGGGATAGAGAGATTCTTCTTAACATTCTTACcctctttgaaaatataaatgacaaCATAAAAAGTGAAGGGCTTGCATCATCCAGGAAAGAATTCAGCAGAAGCTcactgtttttcttatttaaagagTCTGGAGTATGTGTTAAGAAAATCAAAGCATTAGCAAGTCATAAGGATCTGGTGGTCAAAGTGAAAGTTCTGAAAGTCTTAACCAAATTATAA
- the LOC116888751 gene encoding LOW QUALITY PROTEIN: protein ARMCX6-like (The sequence of the model RefSeq protein was modified relative to this genomic sequence to represent the inferred CDS: deleted 2 bases in 1 codon; substituted 1 base at 1 genomic stop codon): MFTESTIAGISLTSNVSRHLSSLSVVGSRSPTPQPTMREKALDVPXKPNSSIENQDQIKMYIDEVCRDAVFCCCKSFLQQAGLGLLISMTVINNMLAKSLSDPKFPLLSEGSGCAKVQGLEAQMSLPEKPVLAEEVLAAQMLFSFMCLFTRSGSREMLVEAISP; this comes from the exons atgTTCACGGAGTCCACAATTGCTGGCATTTCCCTTACCTCCAATGTCAGTAGGCATTTGTCCAGCCTGTCAGTGGTTGGAAGCAGGAGTCCCACCCCCCAGCCCACTATGAGGGAGAAGGCTCTGGATGTCCCTTGAAAACCC AACAGCAGCATTGAAAATCAGGACCAGATTAAGATGTACATCGATGAAGTGTGTCGAGACGCGGTGTTCTGTTGCTGCAAGTCTTTTCTGCAGCAGGCAGGATTAGGTCTGCTAATAAGCATGACAGTCATTAATAACATGCTTGCCAAGTCCCTTTCAGACCCGAAGTTCCCTTTGCTATCCGAGGGGAGTGGATGTGCAAAGGTTCAGGGTCTGGAGGCACAGATGAGTTTGCCTGAAAAGCCAGTGCTGGCGGAGGAAGTGCTGGCTGCCCAAATGCTCTTCTCATTCATGTGCCTCTTTACCAGAAGTGGGAGCAGAGAGATGCTTGTGGAAGCCATCTCCCCTTAA